In the genome of Deinococcus sp. YIM 77859, one region contains:
- a CDS encoding FAD-binding oxidoreductase has product MTANGWRAVLRERLGERVSVLPGDLQAHARDEGTPYTCIPGAVVFAQSEADVLATLAVARDHRVPVTPWGAGTSLEGAALPLPGAISLDLSGLDTVGEVDPLGFTVTVGPGVRRVALNRRLRSHGLFFPVDPGADASLGGMAATHASGTTTVRYGGMRENVLSLRVALLDGRVLSLGSAARKSSSGYALKHLFLGSEGTLGVITALTLRLHPLPPATASVQLAFPDVASAVLASVTARGLGVTPERLEFVDAATVRAVNRHRDRHDPEAPTLWAEVAGRDAADVDTQLALLREAAALHGGVTVGEARTPEAQGALWAARHGVYDALRAAWPGHATRIGDVCVPLPALASTVALAQRLLAKHGLTAPLVGHIGDGNLHLLMHAPPDDTETWARIERVLHELATQAIAAGGTCTGEHGVGLRKRPYLRAEHGAALDVMRDVKALFDPLNLLNPGKVVGDPLSLPDWSQDVPTRT; this is encoded by the coding sequence TTGACGGCCAACGGCTGGCGAGCAGTGCTGCGTGAGCGCCTGGGGGAACGGGTCAGCGTTCTGCCCGGCGACCTCCAGGCCCACGCACGTGACGAGGGGACGCCGTACACCTGCATTCCCGGCGCGGTGGTGTTTGCCCAGTCGGAGGCGGACGTGCTCGCCACCCTCGCCGTCGCGCGTGACCACCGCGTCCCGGTCACGCCCTGGGGGGCGGGCACCAGCCTGGAAGGTGCGGCCCTGCCGCTGCCGGGTGCCATTTCCCTCGACCTCAGCGGCCTGGATACGGTGGGTGAGGTGGACCCGCTGGGCTTTACGGTGACGGTGGGGCCGGGGGTGCGCCGGGTCGCTCTGAACCGCCGTCTGCGTTCGCACGGCCTGTTCTTCCCGGTGGATCCCGGTGCGGACGCGAGCCTAGGTGGCATGGCAGCCACCCATGCGAGCGGCACGACCACGGTCCGTTACGGCGGCATGCGTGAGAACGTGCTGAGCCTGCGGGTGGCGCTGCTCGACGGACGCGTTCTGTCGCTGGGCAGCGCCGCGCGCAAGAGCAGCAGTGGGTACGCCCTCAAGCACCTCTTTCTCGGCTCAGAGGGCACCCTGGGCGTGATCACGGCCCTCACCCTGCGGCTGCACCCGCTTCCACCCGCGACCGCCAGCGTGCAGCTCGCCTTTCCCGACGTGGCGTCCGCCGTGCTCGCCAGCGTGACGGCGCGCGGCCTGGGTGTCACGCCCGAGCGGCTGGAGTTCGTGGATGCCGCAACCGTGCGGGCCGTGAACCGCCACCGCGACCGCCACGACCCCGAGGCGCCCACCCTCTGGGCCGAGGTCGCGGGACGGGACGCGGCGGACGTGGACACGCAACTCGCCCTGCTCCGGGAGGCGGCGGCGCTGCACGGTGGCGTGACGGTGGGTGAGGCCCGTACGCCCGAGGCGCAGGGCGCGCTGTGGGCCGCTCGTCACGGCGTCTATGACGCGCTGCGTGCCGCCTGGCCCGGCCACGCCACCCGGATCGGGGACGTGTGCGTGCCCCTTCCCGCGCTGGCAAGCACCGTGGCCCTCGCGCAGCGGTTGCTCGCCAAACACGGGCTCACCGCCCCTCTGGTGGGTCACATCGGGGACGGCAATCTGCACCTGCTCATGCACGCCCCGCCCGACGACACTGAGACCTGGGCGCGCATCGAACGCGTCCTGCATGAGCTCGCCACCCAGGCCATCGCCGCAGGCGGCACCTGCACGGGTGAGCATGGGGTGGGCCTGCGCAAGCGCCCCTACCTGCGTGCCGAACACGGGGCCGCGCTCGACGTGATGCGGGACGTGAAGGCCCTCTTTGATCCCCTGAATCTCCTGAACCCCGGCAAAGTGGTCGGTGACCCCCTAAGCCTCCCCGATTGGAGTCAAGATGTTCCAACCCGAACGTGA
- a CDS encoding ABC transporter substrate-binding protein: protein MKRSAHLLLTAVLAASSLALAEVRVGVIVSSTGPAASLGIPEKNTVALLPQTIGGQKVVYTILDDASDTTAAVTAARKLIQDGRVDLIVGTTTTPASLAMIDVVAEAKVPMISLAASEAIIKPVDDKRRWVFKTPQTDAIMAAAIAGHMQQNGVKTVGYIGFNDAYGEGWLNEFQKSAAARGIRVVATERYGRSDTSVTGQILKIMAAKPDAVLIGASGVPAVLPQKTLRDRGFAGKIYQTHGVANADFLRVGGKDVEGAILPAGPVLVADQLPASNPLKKVGLDYTGRYEAKYGQNSVSTFGAHMWDAGLLMQKAIPVALKKAKPGTPEFRAALRDALENTKNVIGTHGIFNMSKTDHLGLDQRSRVMVTVQNGTWTLLK, encoded by the coding sequence ATGAAGCGTTCAGCCCACCTGCTCCTGACGGCCGTGCTCGCCGCCTCGTCCCTCGCGCTCGCAGAGGTGCGGGTTGGCGTGATCGTCTCCTCGACCGGGCCAGCCGCCAGCCTGGGCATTCCCGAGAAGAACACCGTCGCGCTGCTGCCGCAGACCATCGGCGGCCAGAAGGTCGTGTACACCATCCTCGACGACGCTTCGGACACCACGGCTGCGGTCACCGCCGCGCGCAAGCTCATTCAGGACGGCCGGGTAGACCTCATTGTGGGCACCACGACCACGCCCGCTTCGCTGGCGATGATCGACGTGGTGGCGGAGGCCAAGGTGCCCATGATCAGCCTCGCGGCGTCCGAGGCGATCATCAAGCCGGTGGATGACAAACGCCGCTGGGTCTTTAAGACCCCGCAGACCGACGCGATTATGGCCGCTGCCATCGCGGGACACATGCAGCAAAACGGCGTGAAGACCGTGGGCTACATCGGCTTCAACGACGCCTATGGGGAAGGCTGGCTCAACGAGTTCCAGAAGAGTGCCGCCGCGCGCGGCATCCGGGTGGTGGCCACCGAACGCTACGGGCGCAGTGACACGAGCGTGACCGGCCAGATCCTCAAGATCATGGCCGCCAAGCCCGACGCCGTGCTGATCGGGGCCTCCGGGGTACCCGCCGTGCTGCCGCAGAAGACCCTGCGGGACCGCGGCTTTGCGGGCAAGATCTACCAGACGCACGGGGTCGCCAACGCCGATTTCCTGCGGGTGGGCGGCAAGGACGTGGAGGGAGCGATCCTTCCTGCCGGGCCGGTGCTGGTCGCCGACCAGCTTCCCGCGAGTAATCCGCTGAAGAAGGTGGGCCTAGACTACACGGGCCGCTACGAGGCCAAGTACGGCCAGAACTCCGTCAGCACCTTTGGCGCGCATATGTGGGATGCCGGCCTGCTGATGCAAAAGGCCATTCCCGTCGCGCTGAAAAAAGCCAAGCCCGGCACGCCGGAGTTCCGTGCCGCTCTGCGTGACGCGCTGGAAAACACCAAGAACGTGATCGGCACCCACGGCATCTTTAACATGAGCAAAACGGACCACCTCGGCCTTGACCAGCGTTCCCGAGTGATGGTGACGGTGCAAAACGGCACCTGGACACTGCTCAAGTAG
- a CDS encoding sugar-binding transcriptional regulator has product MNICQGGMNRCSGGRAADGSPYPGSVTEGMTDDQTAQAVQVARLYYHQGLTTDAIARELNLSRPKVSRLLTLARRSGLVEIRIHDPQAHPQSLEAQLRERYPFLRAHVVGVPVGSPEDTWLERVAVATASLLGGVLRPGQTVGLAWGNTLDAVSRALQPRRISNLDFVQLNGSASALDFMSGFVTDTITRFARNYAGRAHLFPVPTFFDDPATKEAMWRERSVRHVLDLQARAEVLLYSVGSRTAHHPSHVYVSGALDPADLTLLDAEGVVGDIATVFYRADGSYRSLSLNARASGPDLSLMQRVPHAICVASGLGKVEALRAALAGRLLNTLVTDENTARALLQPPAGEPSR; this is encoded by the coding sequence TTGAACATTTGTCAAGGGGGTATGAACAGATGTTCAGGGGGAAGGGCGGCAGATGGGAGCCCGTATCCTGGGAGCGTGACCGAGGGCATGACCGATGATCAGACGGCGCAGGCTGTTCAGGTGGCCCGGCTGTACTACCACCAGGGCCTGACCACCGACGCGATCGCGCGCGAGCTGAACCTGTCACGGCCTAAGGTGAGCCGCCTACTCACGCTTGCGCGGCGCAGCGGGCTGGTCGAGATCCGAATTCACGACCCCCAGGCCCACCCACAGAGCCTAGAGGCGCAGCTCCGGGAGCGCTATCCCTTTTTGCGGGCGCACGTGGTGGGCGTTCCGGTCGGCAGCCCAGAGGACACCTGGCTGGAGCGTGTCGCCGTGGCCACCGCCAGCCTGCTGGGGGGTGTGCTGCGGCCCGGGCAGACGGTCGGCCTGGCTTGGGGGAACACGCTGGACGCGGTGTCACGCGCGCTCCAGCCGCGGCGCATCAGCAACCTGGACTTCGTGCAGCTCAACGGCAGCGCGAGCGCCCTGGATTTTATGAGCGGCTTTGTGACGGATACCATCACCCGCTTTGCGCGCAACTACGCGGGGCGGGCCCACCTCTTTCCGGTGCCCACCTTCTTTGACGACCCGGCCACCAAAGAGGCGATGTGGCGCGAGCGCAGTGTGCGGCATGTCCTGGACCTTCAGGCCCGCGCCGAGGTGCTGCTGTACTCGGTCGGGAGCCGCACCGCCCATCACCCCAGCCACGTCTACGTCTCTGGCGCGCTTGACCCCGCAGACTTGACCCTCCTTGACGCCGAGGGCGTGGTGGGGGATATCGCGACCGTCTTCTACCGAGCGGACGGCAGCTACCGTTCTCTTTCTCTCAACGCCCGCGCGAGTGGCCCCGACCTCAGCCTGATGCAGCGGGTTCCGCACGCGATCTGCGTCGCGAGCGGTCTGGGCAAGGTGGAGGCCCTGCGCGCCGCGCTGGCGGGCCGCCTGCTGAATACCCTTGTGACCGACGAGAACACGGCGCGGGCACTGCTCCAGCCCCCTGCAGGAGAGCCCTCAAGGTGA